From the Bacteroidota bacterium genome, one window contains:
- a CDS encoding TonB-dependent receptor: MRIIKYYFILIFLVMSILPVLSQNECSDVTLTEARKKYETGNFNQVITLLSDCIHKGFSGPQQAEAYRLLSLTYLAMDSVSTSSKLAEDLLKINPNFEPDIFDLPRFINLINRLKQASLSEQVTSVSKKAESIYEAPANIIVITREEIEQRGYMDLVELLKDVPGFDITLFYGSQLANIYQRGFRQNSTEKTLMLIDGIEDNDLWTNWTDISRQYPLSNIERVEIIYGPASTMYGPNAFAGVINVITQNENSFFSGEKKWGLKANAGYGTYNTRCLDLSLAGRAKKFSFSLTGRIYASDGMDLSSQTYFDYNPDAYDSVDYISLLSIKKNAREYLIDNHLAASNPFYIVSPDTSEIILTEEGNNAACAFDKSAYDQVVNGNKIGFTDHAKSWFLNGKMRFGKFSFGFQTWKMSQGSTTQYTDLYVPGSENGFVWVPQLSFVYAKYEDQVSDKLFISSLTNYRIHALTEDSRFVSLSNYARGNKDLADLVNGIEPEWITQYAFEISKQLRTELKFIYTPLTKLDIVTGIEVRNSSLQGGYLFSTDSHPQDSAVVLPSPMGGNQFNVWDLGIYAQGTYELLKNLKLTLGARYDYDRIRSSGGFGSEISPRAALVYSPKNFVFKAIYSRGIENVSNWTKFSMAGNRIPNPNLRTESIQNYEFTATWMPNKELYFDIAIYHSNIYDVVGTIAVPEQPGKNQNANIGTFKINGIQASASYKTNYFTAYLNYTFTDPRQTYNETGPVDNRVGDIAGHKFNAGINKVFFEKLNINLRMNYVSERKTGPGTTVPLNYDKFPAVTVFNGAISYSDILPGLKLEFVCNNIFNKTYFHPGTKAADGALNPTSILQRGRHFVIRILYAL, from the coding sequence ATGAGAATTATAAAATACTATTTTATCCTGATTTTCCTGGTGATGTCTATCCTGCCAGTTCTATCCCAAAATGAATGCAGCGATGTGACATTGACCGAAGCGCGGAAGAAATATGAAACAGGAAATTTCAATCAGGTCATTACTCTCCTGAGCGACTGTATTCATAAAGGATTCAGTGGACCACAGCAGGCAGAAGCCTACAGATTGCTGTCACTGACCTATCTGGCAATGGATTCTGTCAGCACGTCAAGCAAACTGGCAGAAGATCTTTTAAAGATAAATCCGAACTTTGAGCCTGATATTTTTGATCTCCCACGATTTATAAATCTGATCAACCGTCTTAAGCAGGCTTCTTTATCCGAGCAGGTCACATCCGTTTCAAAAAAGGCAGAATCGATTTATGAAGCTCCTGCCAATATTATCGTCATCACTCGAGAAGAGATAGAGCAGCGTGGTTACATGGACCTTGTTGAATTATTAAAAGATGTTCCGGGATTCGACATCACCCTGTTTTATGGGTCGCAACTGGCGAATATCTATCAACGGGGATTCCGCCAGAACAGTACAGAAAAAACACTTATGCTTATTGATGGTATTGAGGACAATGACCTGTGGACCAACTGGACCGACATATCCCGGCAGTATCCATTATCCAATATTGAACGTGTCGAAATCATTTATGGCCCTGCTTCCACCATGTATGGACCAAATGCCTTTGCCGGCGTCATCAACGTGATTACTCAAAATGAAAATAGTTTTTTCAGTGGCGAAAAGAAATGGGGACTCAAAGCAAATGCCGGCTATGGAACCTATAATACCAGATGTCTAGACCTGAGCCTTGCAGGCAGGGCAAAAAAGTTCAGTTTTTCCCTGACGGGAAGGATTTATGCATCGGATGGAATGGACCTCTCAAGCCAAACGTACTTTGATTATAATCCGGATGCATACGACAGTGTGGATTACATCAGTCTGTTAAGCATAAAAAAGAATGCCAGGGAATACCTTATCGATAATCACCTCGCTGCCAGTAATCCATTTTATATTGTATCTCCCGACACTTCAGAGATCATTCTTACGGAGGAGGGCAATAATGCTGCCTGTGCATTTGACAAATCAGCTTATGACCAGGTCGTGAACGGCAACAAAATAGGATTTACCGACCATGCAAAAAGCTGGTTCCTGAATGGCAAGATGAGGTTTGGAAAATTCAGCTTCGGCTTCCAGACCTGGAAAATGAGCCAGGGCTCAACAACCCAATATACCGACCTTTATGTACCTGGTTCAGAAAACGGATTCGTCTGGGTACCGCAATTATCCTTCGTCTATGCGAAATATGAAGACCAGGTCAGCGACAAGTTGTTTATTTCAAGCCTCACCAATTACAGGATACATGCTTTAACTGAAGACTCCAGGTTTGTCTCGCTGAGTAACTATGCAAGGGGCAACAAAGACCTTGCTGACCTTGTAAATGGTATTGAACCTGAGTGGATCACGCAATATGCCTTTGAGATTTCAAAGCAGCTCCGCACCGAGCTGAAATTCATCTATACACCCCTGACGAAACTCGATATTGTCACCGGTATAGAGGTCAGAAACAGTTCCCTTCAGGGTGGTTATCTGTTCAGCACCGATTCTCATCCCCAGGATTCAGCCGTTGTCCTTCCATCACCCATGGGAGGCAATCAATTCAACGTCTGGGATCTTGGCATTTATGCCCAGGGAACGTATGAACTGCTGAAAAATCTTAAGCTTACATTAGGTGCACGGTACGACTATGACCGGATCCGCTCCAGCGGCGGCTTTGGTTCTGAAATAAGCCCGAGGGCTGCCCTTGTCTATTCACCCAAAAATTTTGTTTTCAAAGCTATCTATTCACGAGGCATTGAGAATGTATCAAACTGGACCAAGTTTTCCATGGCAGGCAACCGTATACCCAATCCGAATCTGCGCACTGAAAGCATTCAAAACTATGAATTCACCGCTACATGGATGCCAAATAAAGAATTGTATTTTGACATAGCTATTTACCATTCGAATATCTATGATGTAGTTGGAACAATTGCTGTTCCGGAACAACCGGGTAAAAACCAGAATGCCAACATAGGTACCTTTAAGATCAATGGCATTCAGGCCAGTGCATCCTATAAAACAAACTATTTCACAGCTTATTTGAATTATACATTCACTGACCCCAGACAAACATACAATGAAACAGGACCTGTAGATAACAGGGTCGGAGACATAGCCGGTCATAAGTTCAATGCCGGAATAAATAAGGTCTTCTTTGAAAAACTAAATATTAACCTACGCATGAACTATGTAAGTGAAAGGAAAACAGGTCCTGGTACAACAGTTCCGCTGAACTATGATAAATTCCCTGCGGTAACTGTCTTCAATGGTGCCATAAGTTATTCGGATATTTTACCGGGGCTGAAACTTGAGTTTGTCTGCAATAATATTTTCAATAAAACTTACTTCCATCCGGGAACCAAAGCAGCGGATGGCGCACTGAATCCGACAAGTATCCTCCAGCGTGGAAGACATTTCGTAATCAGAATCCTTTATGCACTCTGA
- a CDS encoding formyltransferase family protein: MARNKKMTDKNSLKVSGSKGSFRVIVNDASEWGQLFIPVNMPEKKDGLRIAVFGSTTSMHLVMEILIRMDRKFPGSINIRAVATDDPLDPRARIFVRKRIWKYYSIEEKSYLMNLVKDTVLSYGLPCYTGGVKNDYFRALLKTWDPEVIIMCCFGQKIDAPIYEYPSYGMYNFHPSDLASNIGAGAEPYIMTIDNGRTTSNMILHIVTETIDGGPIVGISPVINIALENGNYPDSILSLQEKIPSICGWMTYGLVMKILEKKRKGETGSVNQVDFEKIIPLHIKKLLLKPSSNDPDEDYKLPYP, translated from the coding sequence ATGGCAAGAAACAAAAAAATGACGGATAAAAATTCCCTAAAAGTTTCCGGGTCAAAAGGCTCATTCAGGGTCATCGTCAATGATGCATCTGAATGGGGACAACTTTTTATCCCTGTAAACATGCCGGAAAAGAAGGATGGACTGAGAATCGCCGTTTTCGGAAGCACCACTTCCATGCATCTGGTTATGGAAATCCTCATACGTATGGATAGGAAATTCCCCGGAAGCATCAATATCAGAGCTGTTGCCACTGATGATCCGCTGGATCCAAGGGCAAGAATATTTGTCAGGAAAAGAATCTGGAAATATTATTCCATTGAAGAAAAATCATATCTGATGAACCTTGTGAAAGATACTGTGCTTTCATATGGGTTACCCTGTTATACAGGGGGTGTCAAAAATGATTATTTCAGAGCGCTCCTCAAAACATGGGATCCGGAAGTGATTATCATGTGTTGTTTCGGACAAAAGATTGACGCGCCGATTTATGAGTATCCTTCCTATGGGATGTACAATTTTCATCCTTCCGACCTTGCATCCAATATCGGTGCAGGTGCTGAGCCATATATCATGACGATTGATAACGGAAGGACCACTTCAAATATGATCCTTCACATTGTAACAGAAACAATCGATGGCGGGCCAATTGTCGGGATATCGCCGGTCATCAATATCGCTCTGGAAAACGGGAATTACCCTGACAGCATCCTGTCATTACAGGAGAAAATCCCGTCAATATGTGGATGGATGACCTATGGCTTAGTCATGAAAATCCTGGAGAAAAAAAGAAAGGGAGAAACAGGCAGTGTAAATCAGGTGGACTTTGAGAAAATCATACCCCTTCATATAAAGAAACTGTTATTGAAACCATCTTCCAATGATCCTGATGAAGATTATAAATTACCATACCCATGA